TGGGCCTTGCGCGACAGCCGTGGGCGGCGGCTCAGCTGCTCTCGACGATGAACACGACAGTCGTCCCGGGCTCGAGTGCCGTGAACGTGTGGGGCCGGTCGCCCGGGTAGGTGAGATAGTCGCCGACGCGGAGCTCGTATGACTGCCCGAGCACTCCGATGCGGGCCGCTCCCTGTCCCAGAATCACATGCTCGACAGTGCCGGCAGGGTGCGGCTGCGAGTCTCGCGGCTGGCCTGGCTCGGCTTGAATGAAGTAGACGTCACGTCGGGCATTCGCCGGAGACGCCGAGAGCAGAGTCGCAGCATAGTTCGAGGTGTTCGACGGCAGACTGGGCAGGTCCTTCGCGTGCAGGAGTGCGACCTCGTGCTGTGGGGGATCGAGCAGTCGGGCCAGGGGGATGTCGAGTGCGGCAGCCAGGGCCCACATCGTCTCGACGCTGGGATTGCCGGTGCCTGCCTCCAGTCCGGACATGGTCGACTTTCCGATTCCCGCCCGACGAGCGACCTCGGACAGCGAGAGGTTCGCGCGCGTGCGCTCCCGTCTGATGGCGGTCGCGATCTGCTCTCGT
The Brevibacterium marinum genome window above contains:
- a CDS encoding helix-turn-helix domain-containing protein, yielding MNSQPRDDAEAPAGPPPREQIATAIRRERTRANLSLSEVARRAGIGKSTMSGLEAGTGNPSVETMWALAAALDIPLARLLDPPQHEVALLHAKDLPSLPSNTSNYAATLLSASPANARRDVYFIQAEPGQPRDSQPHPAGTVEHVILGQGAARIGVLGQSYELRVGDYLTYPGDRPHTFTALEPGTTVVFIVESS